In a single window of the Pontibacter russatus genome:
- a CDS encoding 5-oxoprolinase subunit C family protein: MSLNFISPGLLTTIQDLGRHGFRKAGVSVSGAMDPFALRVANLLVGNEEGEAGIEITLKGPKIFFTERRLIAITGADLSPALNGQPVKGWRPLLVPEGSILEFGSPMSGCRAYIAVAGGFDLPSVMGSNATFLRAGIGGLNGRALQLGDSIPCRPLPAKMEAFLRSLTRAQLEQPGAQTNWSVDLSLHVAYHEPQQIRVIKGPEYQLFSEQSQQDFWGMAYQVTAQSDRMGYHLLGTRLALAAPADMVSSAVTFGTVQVPPEGSPIVLMADHQTTGGYPRFAQVVSADFPKLAQLVPRHKVLFKEVTLEEAQALYIIQEQNIEKLRGGLHFKTHI, from the coding sequence ATGAGCCTTAACTTCATCAGCCCTGGCCTTCTGACAACTATACAGGACCTGGGGCGGCACGGATTTCGGAAGGCCGGTGTGAGTGTGAGCGGTGCCATGGACCCTTTTGCCCTGCGCGTCGCAAATTTGCTGGTTGGCAACGAGGAGGGGGAGGCTGGTATAGAAATTACGCTTAAAGGGCCGAAGATATTTTTCACAGAGCGCCGGCTCATCGCCATTACGGGGGCTGATTTGTCGCCAGCCTTAAACGGGCAACCCGTAAAAGGCTGGCGGCCTTTGCTGGTGCCCGAAGGCAGCATACTGGAATTCGGCTCTCCGATGAGCGGCTGCCGGGCCTATATAGCCGTAGCCGGGGGCTTCGACCTCCCCAGCGTAATGGGCAGCAACGCCACCTTCCTGCGTGCAGGCATTGGCGGATTAAACGGAAGGGCGCTGCAACTCGGCGACAGCATCCCCTGCAGGCCGCTACCAGCCAAAATGGAGGCCTTTCTGCGCAGCCTGACACGGGCGCAGTTGGAACAGCCGGGGGCGCAAACCAACTGGTCCGTGGATTTGTCGCTGCACGTCGCGTACCACGAGCCCCAGCAGATACGCGTCATCAAGGGACCGGAATACCAGTTGTTTTCGGAGCAGAGCCAGCAGGATTTCTGGGGCATGGCCTACCAGGTGACGGCGCAGTCTGACCGCATGGGCTACCACCTGCTGGGTACGCGGCTGGCGCTGGCCGCCCCCGCCGATATGGTTTCCAGCGCCGTCACCTTCGGCACGGTGCAGGTGCCGCCGGAGGGCAGCCCGATTGTGCTGATGGCCGACCACCAGACCACAGGCGGCTACCCGCGCTTTGCGCAGGTTGTCTCCGCAGATTTCCCGAAGCTGGCGCAACTGGTGCCCCGCCATAAAGTCCTGTTTAAGGAAGTGACGCTGGAAGAGGCCCAGGCCCTGTATATCATTCAGGAACAAAACATTGAGAAGCTCCGGGGAGGCTTGCATTTCAAAACCCATATATGA
- a CDS encoding LamB/YcsF family protein, whose product MNQQLAIDLNCDMGESFGAYHLGHDADILRYVTSANIACGFHAGDPLVMRRTVKLALAQGVAVGAHPGLPDLVGFGRREMAVSPDEVYAMVVYQVGALQAFVQAEGGKLHHVKPHGALYNMATANTALAEAVAEAIYKVQPEAVLYGLSGSELIKAGERLGLATASEVFADRTYQQDGTLTPRSFADALLTDQVEALLRVLRMVREGKVASQQGRDISLRADTVCIHGDRPDALPFARHIHEVLQSEGILLRAAGGSER is encoded by the coding sequence ATGAACCAGCAACTGGCAATAGATTTAAACTGTGACATGGGCGAAAGCTTTGGCGCCTATCACCTGGGGCACGACGCGGACATACTGCGTTACGTTACCTCAGCCAACATTGCCTGCGGCTTCCACGCCGGCGACCCGCTGGTAATGCGCCGGACGGTGAAGCTGGCGCTGGCGCAGGGCGTGGCGGTGGGGGCGCATCCCGGCCTGCCGGACCTTGTGGGCTTCGGCAGACGGGAGATGGCCGTCTCCCCGGACGAGGTATATGCCATGGTGGTGTACCAGGTGGGGGCCCTGCAGGCGTTTGTGCAGGCGGAGGGCGGCAAGCTGCACCACGTAAAGCCACACGGTGCGCTCTACAACATGGCCACCGCAAACACAGCGCTTGCTGAAGCTGTGGCCGAGGCCATATATAAGGTGCAGCCGGAGGCGGTGCTCTACGGTCTTTCCGGCAGCGAATTAATCAAAGCTGGAGAGAGGCTGGGGCTGGCCACCGCCAGCGAAGTGTTCGCGGACAGAACGTACCAGCAGGACGGCACACTGACGCCGAGAAGTTTTGCGGATGCCCTGCTAACGGACCAGGTAGAGGCGTTGCTGCGGGTGCTCCGGATGGTGAGGGAGGGAAAGGTGGCTTCGCAGCAGGGGAGGGATATATCGCTGCGGGCAGACACGGTGTGCATCCACGGTGACCGACCTGACGCACTGCCCTTCGCGCGCCATATACACGAGGTGCTGCAGAGCGAAGGCATTCTGCTGCGGGCGGCGGGCGGCTCGGAGAGGTAA
- the pxpB gene encoding 5-oxoprolinase subunit PxpB, with translation MRKLQESDIPAVRLYPLGDAAVVVHFGDVIGEETHRQVRAFVAYLAKHPFEGLVEYVPAFTTVTVFYDPWRISRKGDLNPYTKVTGFLQRMLPYAVGDGKEQAPRLVEIPVLYGGEAGPDLPFVAELNGLREEEVIALHSGQVYLVCMIGFAPGFPYLAGLNPKIAAPRRESPRPEVPAGSVGIGGIQTGIYPLPIPGGWQLIGRTPVSLFNPDSTSPSLLQAGDRVRFVPIAEGEFYERKELRHEP, from the coding sequence ATGAGAAAGCTGCAGGAAAGCGATATTCCGGCTGTCCGGCTGTATCCGCTGGGTGATGCCGCTGTGGTGGTACACTTTGGCGATGTAATCGGGGAGGAGACGCACCGGCAGGTGCGGGCTTTCGTCGCTTACCTGGCGAAGCACCCCTTCGAGGGGCTGGTGGAGTACGTGCCCGCCTTCACCACCGTCACTGTATTTTACGACCCTTGGCGCATCAGCCGGAAAGGAGATCTCAACCCCTACACCAAAGTAACCGGATTTTTACAGCGGATGCTGCCCTACGCGGTCGGGGACGGGAAGGAGCAGGCACCCAGGCTGGTGGAGATTCCGGTGCTATATGGGGGTGAGGCGGGCCCTGATCTGCCCTTTGTGGCAGAACTAAACGGGCTGCGCGAGGAGGAGGTAATTGCCTTGCACAGCGGGCAGGTTTATCTTGTCTGTATGATAGGCTTCGCGCCCGGGTTTCCGTACCTGGCTGGCTTGAACCCAAAGATTGCCGCGCCGCGCCGCGAAAGCCCCCGGCCGGAAGTTCCTGCCGGATCAGTAGGTATCGGCGGAATCCAGACCGGTATCTACCCGCTTCCCATACCCGGCGGCTGGCAGTTGATTGGCCGCACACCGGTTTCACTCTTCAACCCCGACAGTACCTCACCCAGCCTGCTGCAGGCTGGCGACCGTGTCCGATTTGTGCCTATCGCGGAGGGGGAATTCTATGAGCGAAAGGAGCTGCGCCATGAGCCTTAA
- a CDS encoding patatin-like phospholipase family protein, protein MKKLVLVIICILCLSAASAQEAQIRNLVFEGAGIRGLAYAGVIAELERQRLLQDVEKVGGTSAGAITALMVSLGYSAGEMEDIISDTKFQKFNDGRFIFVGGLLRMRQKYGWYRSKKFAGWLEDIIRHKTGNADITFRELHDSGHRDLYITATCLNRQKLLVFSYETYPDMKVKDAVRASMSVPLYFEAVFIDSTGNVHQKHKRQDNLDIMVDGGILGNFPITLFDSVATDSLQQPRRIANRQTLGARIDSDEQIKNDALSKELVPLEIRNLQDYVSAFYILALENLNRSQLEPADWERTISVSSVGIAPRVKRLTKAQKALLVNSGREHTAAYLNAKSAE, encoded by the coding sequence ATGAAAAAGTTGGTTCTTGTGATTATCTGTATCCTTTGTTTAAGCGCTGCGAGCGCGCAGGAAGCGCAAATCAGGAACCTGGTTTTTGAAGGAGCCGGCATTCGGGGGCTTGCTTATGCAGGCGTCATTGCTGAACTGGAAAGGCAGCGCCTCCTGCAGGACGTAGAGAAAGTAGGCGGCACCTCTGCGGGCGCCATCACAGCCCTGATGGTTTCGCTGGGCTATTCCGCCGGGGAGATGGAAGACATCATCTCCGACACAAAGTTTCAGAAATTTAACGATGGCCGGTTCATTTTTGTCGGTGGCTTGCTGCGCATGAGGCAGAAATACGGCTGGTACCGCAGCAAAAAATTCGCGGGCTGGCTGGAAGACATCATCCGGCACAAAACCGGAAACGCGGACATTACTTTCCGGGAGCTGCATGATAGCGGGCACAGGGATTTATATATAACGGCCACCTGCCTGAACAGGCAGAAACTCCTGGTGTTCTCATACGAAACCTACCCCGATATGAAAGTGAAGGACGCTGTGCGCGCCTCTATGTCGGTGCCGCTTTACTTTGAGGCCGTTTTTATAGACAGCACCGGCAACGTGCACCAGAAACACAAGCGGCAGGATAATTTGGACATTATGGTGGATGGCGGCATCCTCGGCAACTTCCCCATCACCTTGTTCGACAGTGTCGCGACTGACTCGCTGCAGCAGCCCCGCCGCATCGCGAACAGGCAGACGCTCGGGGCCAGGATTGACTCTGATGAACAGATTAAAAACGATGCTTTATCGAAGGAACTTGTTCCGCTGGAAATCCGGAACCTGCAGGACTATGTTTCAGCCTTCTATATATTGGCGCTGGAAAACCTGAACCGCAGCCAACTGGAACCAGCGGACTGGGAAAGAACCATTTCGGTCTCGTCCGTCGGCATCGCGCCCCGCGTCAAAAGGCTGACAAAGGCACAGAAGGCGCTCCTGGTAAACAGCGGCCGGGAACACACTGCCGCTTATCTGAATGCAAAAAGCGCGGAGTGA
- a CDS encoding glycoside hydrolase family 26 protein, which produces MRALLSLFILPSLLLVGCASTKTIDADATKETKALFHNLDRLSKHHTLFGHQHATEYGHGWSGDESRSDVKSVTGSHPAVIGVDFSGFSGRSPEATAQAKEAVRKTVVDTYNRGGVTTAAWHFSNPVAGGGFYWVDSLSLPAVRYIIPGGEAHEQYKDILDGIGAWAHSLRGADGQLAPVIFRPFHEFDGGWFWWGKPHASREEFISLWRFTVSYLRDSLDVHNFIYAFSPDNRFSTEEEFLERYPGDAWVDMVGMDNYGDMGRDRYAIDTAAMKLKIVSDYAEKAGKLVAFTETGLESIPDTTWWTNTLLRTMKRDDMELAYVLVWRNDVRSTTHYYAPFPGHRSVPNFIEFYKNPYTLFENDLGNIYKKKKFLGIF; this is translated from the coding sequence ATGCGAGCACTTTTATCCCTGTTCATCCTTCCCTCCCTGCTGCTGGTGGGCTGCGCCTCCACCAAAACCATTGATGCCGACGCCACCAAAGAGACAAAGGCGCTCTTCCACAACCTGGACAGGCTATCCAAACACCACACGCTTTTCGGGCACCAGCACGCCACCGAGTACGGCCACGGCTGGTCAGGCGATGAGAGCCGGTCGGATGTAAAATCCGTGACGGGCTCGCACCCGGCGGTGATTGGCGTGGATTTCAGCGGCTTCTCCGGCCGCTCGCCCGAGGCCACTGCCCAAGCCAAAGAGGCGGTGCGGAAAACCGTAGTGGACACCTATAACCGGGGCGGGGTGACGACGGCTGCCTGGCATTTCTCCAACCCGGTGGCCGGTGGTGGCTTTTACTGGGTCGATTCACTCTCGCTGCCAGCCGTGCGCTATATCATTCCGGGCGGCGAGGCGCATGAGCAGTATAAGGATATATTGGATGGCATCGGCGCGTGGGCGCATAGTCTGCGGGGCGCGGACGGACAGTTGGCGCCTGTTATTTTCCGGCCCTTCCATGAGTTCGACGGCGGCTGGTTCTGGTGGGGAAAACCACACGCTTCGCGCGAGGAGTTTATCTCGCTGTGGCGCTTCACGGTATCGTACCTGCGCGACAGCCTGGATGTACACAACTTTATATATGCCTTCTCGCCCGACAACAGATTCAGCACCGAGGAGGAGTTCCTGGAACGCTATCCCGGCGATGCGTGGGTGGACATGGTGGGTATGGACAACTACGGCGACATGGGCCGTGACCGCTATGCTATCGACACGGCGGCCATGAAACTGAAAATCGTGTCGGATTACGCGGAGAAAGCAGGCAAACTGGTCGCCTTCACCGAAACCGGCCTCGAATCAATTCCAGATACAACTTGGTGGACTAATACGCTGCTACGGACCATGAAGCGCGACGATATGGAACTGGCCTACGTGCTGGTGTGGCGCAACGATGTTCGAAGCACTACGCATTACTACGCCCCTTTCCCCGGACATAGAAGCGTCCCGAATTTTATCGAATTTTACAAG